From a region of the Panicum virgatum strain AP13 chromosome 2K, P.virgatum_v5, whole genome shotgun sequence genome:
- the LOC120670101 gene encoding inositol transporter 4-like yields MEGGIHKAESTEFRDLLYLTSKQPFILRLAFSAGIGGLLFGYDTGVISGALLYIRDDFEEVEKSTVLQETIVSMAVAGAIVGAGAGGWMNDRFGRRPSILIADLLFLAGSMVMCFAPAPAVIIVGRVLVGLGVGMASMTSPLYISEASPARIRGALVSTNGLLITAGQFLSYLINLAFTKVRGTWRWMLGVAGVPALLQFLLMLALPESPRWLYRKDRKGEAEAIMRRVYPPDEVEAEIEALRASVDADMAQEERSLAGALRAALGSVVVRRGLTAGVLCQVAQQLVGINTVMYYSPTIVQLAGFASNSTALALSLVTSGLNAAGSVVSMFFVDRAGRRRLMLLSLAGIVACLAMLSGVFFAVDSHAPAVSPAGTALFGPNATCPDFAAAVAGAEEGWTCTQCLRAASECGFCADAADKLLPGACLAASDEARRSCRGAAGWRREWYSRGCPSSFGWLALVALGAYIVSYSPGMGSVPWLINSEVYPLRFRGICGGVAAVANWASNLLVTQTFLSLTQALGTAGTFLLFCGVSAASFLLLFLLVPETKGLQFEEVEQMLGSDDYKPWKKFEPTKP; encoded by the exons ATGGAAGGTGGTATCCACAAAGCAGAGAGCACCGAGTTCAGGGATTTGCTCTACCTGACGTCAAAGCAGCCCTTCATACTCCGCCTCGCCTTCTCCGCCGGCATCGgtggcctcctcttcggctatgACACAG GCGTCATATCAGGAGCTCTCTTGTACATTCGGGACGATTTCGAGGAGGTCGAGAAGAGCACCGTGCTGCAG GAGACTATCGTGAGCATGGCGGTGGCCGGGGCGATcgtcggcgcgggcgcgggtggcTGGATGAACGACCGGTTCGGGCGGCGGCCGTCGATCCTGATCGCCGACCTGCTCTTCCTGGCCGGGTCCATGGTGATGTGcttcgcgccggcgccggcggtgatCATCGTGGGCAGGGTCCTGGTGGGCCTCGGCGTCGGGATGGCCTCCATGACGTCGCCGCTCTACATCTCCGAGGCCTCCCCGGCGAGGATTCGCGGCGCGCTGGTGAGCACCAACGGCCTGCTCATCACGGCAGGGCAGTTCCTCTCCTACCTAATCAACCTCGCCTTCACCAAGGTGCGCGGCACGTGGCGGTGGATGCTCGGCGTCGCCGGCGTGCCGGCGCTCCTCCAGTTCCTGCTCATGCTGGCGCTGCCGGAGTCGCCGCGGTGGCTCTACCGCAAGGACCGCAAGGGCGAGGCCGAGGCGATCATGCGCAGGGTGTACCCGCCcgacgaggtggaggcggagatCGAGGCGCTCCGGGCGTCGGTGGATGCCGACATGGCCCAGGAGGAGCggtccctcgccggcgcgctccgggcggcgctcggcaGCGTGGTGGTCCGGCGCGGGCTCACCGCCGGCGTGCTCTGCCAGGTGGCGCAGCAGCTGGTGGGCATCAACACCGTCATGTACTACAGCCCGACCATCGTGCAGCTCGCTGGGTTCGCGTCCAACAGCACGGCGCTGGCGCTGTCGCTCGTCACCTCGGGGCTCAACGCCGCCGGCTCCGTGGTGAGCATGTTCTTCGTCGACAgggccgggcgccgccggctgATGCTACTCAGCCTCGCCGGCATCGTCGCGTGCCTCGCCATGCTCAGCGGCGTCTTCTTCGCCGTCGACAGCCACGCGCCGGCCGTCAGCCCGGCCGGGACGGCGCTGTTCGGCCCCAACGCGACGTGCCCGgacttcgccgccgccgtcgccggggcgGAGGAAGGGTGGACGTGCACCCAGTGCCTCCGGGCCGCCTCGGAGTGCGGCTTctgcgccgacgccgccgacaAGCTCCTCCCCGGCGCGTGCCTGGCGGCGTCGGACGAGGCGCGGCGCTcgtgccgcggcgccgccggctggcGGCGCGAGTGGTACAGCCGCGGGTGCCCGAGCTCGTTCGGGTGGCTGGCGCTGGTGGCGCTGGGCGCGTACATCGTGTCCTACTCGCCGGGCATGGGCAGCGTGCCGTGGCTCATCAACTCGGAGGTGTACCCGCTCCGGTTCCGGGGCAtctgcggcggcgtggcggcggtggccaacTGGGCGTCCAACCTGCTCGTCACGCAGACGTTCCTCAGCCTGACGCAGGCGCTGGGCACGGCGGGCACCTTCCTGCTCTTCTGCGGCGTGTCGGCGGCGTCGTTCCTGCTGCTCTTCCTGCTGGTGCCGGAGACGAAAGGGCTCCAGTTCGAGGAGGTGGAGCAGATGCTGGGGAGCGACGACTACAAGCCGTGGAAAAAGTTCGAACCCACCAAGCCATAG
- the LOC120695182 gene encoding protein CWC15 homolog, with protein MFITGPSHKYSSCDLAAHTSLKPREGQQTQEELQKRNLREELEERERKHYSSKDKSYAEERDRRKSSSQLLLEGSKRDAEDKIVPREIDADDSDVEPKSDGESDEDDDDDDDDDDDTEALMAELERIKKERAEEKLRKERQQAEEEAKMKEAELMRGNPLININNPGSFSVKRRWDDDVVFKNQASGETKTPKRFINDTIRSDFHRKFLQRYMK; from the exons atgttcatTACTGGGCCCTCCCACAAGTACTCCTCCTGCGACCTCGCCGCGCACACCTCCCTCAAGCCTAG AGAGGGCCAGCAGACCCAAGAGGAGTTACAGAAGCGGAACCTCAGGGAGGAACTTGAGGAACGTGAGCGCAAGCACTACTCTTCCAAGGACAAGTCCTATGCTG AAGAGAGAGACCGGCGGAAAAGTTCAAGCCAGCTGCTCTTAGAAG GTTCAAAGAGAGATGCTGAGGATAAGATAGTTCCACGAGAAATCGATGCAGATGATTCTGATGTGGAGCCTAAAAGTGACGGCGAAAG TGATGaagacgacgatgacgacgatgacgacgatgacgacacgGAAGCACTAATGGCAGAGCTTGAGAGGATTAAGAAAGAAAGAGCTGAGGAGAAGCTTAGAAAG GAGCGCCAACAAGCAGAAGAGGAGGCGAAGATGAAGGAGGCTGAACTGATGCGGGGAAACCCTTTGATCAATATCAACAATCCTGGCTCCTTCAGCGTTAAGAGAAG GTGGGATGATGATGTGGTATTCAAGAACCAGGCAAGCGGAGAAACTAAGACTCCAAAACGGTTCATTAACGACACCATCAGAAGTGATTTCCACCGCAAATTTCTGCAGAGGTACATGAAGTGA
- the LOC120670109 gene encoding glycine-rich cell wall structural protein-like yields MGSKGAALALLLCLSSAAVGAWARPVATTRDAAGDEKFLWLKKHLGKGLGGGIGKGGYGGGGGGGGGYGGGAGGGYGGGAGMGGGEGHGIGGGFGKGGGLGGGAGLGHGVGGGFGKGGGLGGGFGKGGGLGHGIGGGYGKGGGLGEGIGHDIGGGVGSGIGGGYGKGGGLGGGFGKGGGLGEGIGHGIGGGVGSGIGGGYGKGGGLGGGFGKGGGLGEGIGHGIGGGVGSGIGAGYGKGGGLGGGYGKGGGLGGGIGHGIGGGYGKGGGLGSGIGHGVGGGFGKGGGIGGGFGKGGGIGHGVGGGFGKGGGLGGGGGYGGGAGSGGGGGGKAFGFGFGNGAGFGGGGGGGGGGIGGHH; encoded by the coding sequence ATGGGGAGCAAGGGAGCAGCGCTCGCGCTGCTGCTCTGCCTGAGCAGCGCGGCCGTGGGCGCGTGGGCTCGCCCGGTCGCCACCACCAGGGACGCCGCCGGGGACGAGAAGTTCCTCTGGCTCAAGAAGCACTTGGGCAAGGGCCTTGGCGGTGGGATCGGGAAGGGCGGCtatggcggaggaggaggtggaggcggcgggtaCGGtggaggagccggcggcggctacggcggtggcgctgggatgggcggcggcgaaggccacGGCATCGGCGGCGGGTTTGGAAAAGGtggcgggctcggcggcggtgctgggcttgggcacggcgtcggcggcgggttcggcaagggcggcggccttggTGGAGGGTTCGGCAAGGGCGGAGGGCTCGGCCATGGCATCGGCGGCGGGTACGGCAAGGGCGGTGGCCTTGGAGAAGGGATCGGCCACGACATCGGTGGCGGCGTTGGCAGCGGCATCGGTGGCGGCTACGGGAAGGGCGGCGGTCTTGGTGGAGGGTTCGGCAAGGGCGGTGGCCTTGGAGAAGGGATCGGCCACGGCATCGGTGGCGGCGTTGGCAGCGGCATCGGTGGCGGCTACGGGAAGGGCGGCGGCCTTGGTGGAGGGttcggcaagggcggcgggctCGGCGAAGGGATCGGCCatggcatcggcggcggcgttggcagCGGCATCGGCGCGGGCTACGGAAAGGGCGGCGGTCTTGGTGGTGGgtacggcaagggcggcgggctCGGAGGAGGAATCGGCCATGGCATCGGTGGAGGCTACGGCAAGGGAGGCGGCCTTGGCAGCGGGATCGGCCACGGCGTTGGCGGCGGCTTTGGCAAGGGCGGCGggatcggcggcggcttcggcaagggcggcgggaTCGGCCatggggtcggcggcggcttcggcaagggcggcggtcttggcggtggaggcggctacggcggtggtgccggcagcggcggcggcggcggcggcaaggccttcgggtttgggtttggcAACGGCGCCGGcttcggcggtggaggcggcggcggcggcggcggcattggcGGTCACCACTGA